From Streptomyces sp. NBC_00690, a single genomic window includes:
- a CDS encoding TetR family transcriptional regulator has protein sequence METTQQSSDQDRPAQQRRRELLEAADRVVLRDGPHASMNAIAAEAGITKPILYRHFGDKGGLYRALAKRHTDALLGSLRAALDAPAERRERVEATLDTYLAAIEMRPQVYRFLMHPAEDTQIPEGGFDVGRHSVPLLRRMGEELAEVIHERVELGPDGERLARVWGHGIVGMMHAAGDWWLGERPCSRAELVRCLADLLWGRLAAVADRAGGPGF, from the coding sequence ATGGAGACCACACAGCAGTCCTCCGACCAGGATCGGCCGGCACAACAGCGCCGCCGGGAACTACTGGAGGCGGCGGACCGGGTGGTGCTCCGGGACGGCCCCCACGCATCGATGAACGCGATCGCAGCCGAGGCCGGCATCACCAAGCCCATCCTGTACCGGCACTTCGGGGACAAGGGCGGCCTCTACCGGGCACTGGCCAAGCGTCACACCGACGCCCTGCTCGGCTCGCTGCGAGCGGCCCTCGACGCGCCAGCCGAGCGACGGGAGCGGGTCGAAGCAACGCTGGACACCTATCTGGCCGCGATCGAGATGCGACCCCAGGTCTACCGCTTTCTGATGCATCCTGCGGAGGACACCCAGATTCCCGAGGGCGGCTTCGACGTGGGCCGCCACTCGGTGCCCCTGCTGCGGAGGATGGGCGAGGAACTGGCGGAGGTCATCCACGAGCGGGTCGAACTCGGGCCGGACGGCGAGCGGCTGGCCCGGGTGTGGGGGCACGGCATCGTCGGGATGATGCACGCGGCCGGTGACTGGTGGCTCGGCGAACGCCCCTGCTCCCGGGCGGAATTGGTCCGCTGCCTCGCGGACCTGTTGTGGGGCAGGCTCGCCGCGGTGGCCGACCGCGCGGGCGGCCCGGGGTTCTGA
- a CDS encoding ATP-binding protein — protein sequence MHDQPACRYVLEVQASPQRIPQVRRILAAHLRHWALDAHVSPVCRAVDELIGNVIRHTRGDKTCEVELRWTGRQLVVSVADRDHRMPQLTGCCPPKGGLATVALLSDSWGTCATPSGKVVWFSRYIKEAQRVGLGDASTAPAAPEANPLPSTPPGGVPTTTSVV from the coding sequence ATGCACGATCAGCCAGCCTGCCGATACGTCCTGGAGGTGCAGGCGTCGCCGCAGCGCATTCCGCAGGTCCGCCGCATCCTCGCCGCCCATCTGCGGCACTGGGCCCTGGACGCACATGTGTCGCCCGTCTGCAGAGCGGTCGACGAGCTGATCGGCAATGTCATCCGTCATACCCGCGGTGACAAGACCTGTGAGGTCGAGCTGCGCTGGACCGGCCGCCAACTGGTGGTGTCGGTGGCCGATCGGGACCATCGGATGCCCCAGCTGACCGGCTGCTGCCCGCCCAAGGGCGGACTGGCCACTGTCGCCCTGCTCAGCGACAGCTGGGGTACCTGTGCGACGCCGTCGGGCAAGGTGGTCTGGTTCAGCCGGTACATCAAGGAGGCCCAGCGGGTCGGGCTCGGCGATGCCAGCACCGCTCCTGCGGCGCCGGAGGCCAATCCGCTGCCCAGCACCCCGCCCGGAGGAGTGCCAACGACGACGTCGGTGGTCTGA
- a CDS encoding 6-phosphofructokinase → MRIGVLTSGGDCPGLNAVIRSVVHRAVVDHGDEVIGFHDGWKGLLECDYRKLDLDAVGGILARGGTILGSSRVRPEHLRDGVERAKGHVADLGLDAIIPIGGEGTLKAAHLLSESGLPIVGVPKTIDNDIASTDVTFGFDTAVGVATEALDRLKTTAESHQRVLIVEVMGRHTGWIALHSGMAAGAHAIVVPERPFDIAELTKRVSQRFDAGKRFAIVVVAEGAKPREGSMRWDEGGKDIYGHERFAGVARQLSIELEQRLNKEARPVILGHVQRGGTPTAYDRVLATRFGWHAVEAAHRGEFGNMTALRGTDIVMVPLKSAVETLKTVPDDRYAEAQVVL, encoded by the coding sequence ATGCGCATTGGTGTACTCACCTCCGGCGGCGACTGCCCCGGTCTGAACGCCGTCATCCGCTCCGTCGTGCATCGCGCGGTCGTTGACCACGGTGACGAGGTCATCGGCTTCCACGACGGTTGGAAGGGCCTTCTGGAGTGTGACTACCGCAAGCTCGATCTCGATGCGGTGGGCGGCATCCTGGCCCGTGGCGGCACGATCCTTGGATCTTCCCGGGTCCGCCCGGAGCATCTGCGCGACGGAGTGGAACGCGCCAAGGGGCACGTCGCCGATCTTGGCTTGGACGCCATCATCCCGATCGGCGGCGAAGGTACCCTCAAGGCGGCGCATCTGCTGTCCGAGAGCGGACTGCCCATCGTCGGGGTGCCGAAGACGATCGACAACGACATCGCCTCGACCGACGTCACCTTCGGGTTCGACACCGCGGTCGGCGTCGCCACCGAGGCCCTGGACCGGTTGAAGACCACCGCCGAGTCCCACCAGCGGGTTCTGATCGTCGAGGTCATGGGCCGGCACACCGGGTGGATCGCCCTCCACTCCGGCATGGCGGCCGGGGCGCACGCCATCGTCGTCCCCGAGCGGCCCTTCGACATCGCGGAGCTGACCAAGCGGGTCTCCCAGCGCTTCGACGCCGGCAAGCGGTTCGCGATCGTCGTCGTCGCCGAGGGCGCCAAGCCGCGCGAGGGCTCGATGCGCTGGGACGAGGGCGGCAAGGACATCTACGGTCACGAGCGCTTCGCGGGAGTGGCCCGACAGCTGTCCATCGAGCTGGAGCAGCGGCTCAACAAGGAAGCGCGTCCCGTCATCCTCGGCCATGTGCAGCGCGGCGGCACACCGACGGCGTACGACCGGGTGCTCGCGACCCGGTTCGGCTGGCACGCGGTGGAGGCGGCGCACCGCGGCGAGTTCGGCAACATGACCGCGCTGCGGGGCACGGACATCGTCATGGTTCCCCTCAAGAGCGCCGTGGAGACCCTCAAGACCGTCCCCGACGACCGCTACGCCGAGGCTCAGGTCGTGCTCTAG
- a CDS encoding acyl-CoA thioesterase: MTNAAERLVDLLDLERIEVNIFRGLSPNESLQRVFGGQVAGQALVAAGRTTDGERPVHSLHAYFLRPGRPGVPIVYQVERVRDGRSFTTRRVTAVQEGRTIFNLTASFHRPEEGGIEHQLPPRLEFPDPETLPTLPDEIRAHLGELPEALERMARRQPFDIRYVERLRWTPEEIEEKRTDPRSAVWMRAVGPLGDDPLVHTCALTYASDMTLLDAVRIPVEPLWGQRGFDMASLDHAMWFHRPFRADEWFLYDQESPISTGGRGLARGRIYDREGRLLVSVVQEGLFRTWGG; encoded by the coding sequence ATGACCAATGCGGCCGAGCGCCTGGTGGATCTGCTCGATCTGGAGCGGATCGAGGTGAACATCTTCCGCGGGCTGAGTCCGAACGAGTCTCTGCAACGGGTCTTCGGCGGACAGGTGGCCGGGCAGGCGCTGGTCGCCGCGGGGCGCACCACGGACGGCGAGCGTCCGGTGCACTCGCTGCACGCCTACTTTCTGCGGCCGGGGCGGCCGGGTGTGCCCATCGTCTACCAGGTGGAACGGGTACGGGACGGTCGGTCGTTCACCACGCGCCGGGTCACCGCGGTGCAGGAGGGGCGGACGATCTTCAACCTGACCGCGTCCTTCCACCGGCCGGAGGAGGGCGGCATCGAGCACCAGCTGCCGCCGCGGCTGGAGTTCCCCGACCCCGAGACCCTGCCGACCCTGCCCGATGAGATCCGCGCCCATCTGGGTGAGCTGCCGGAGGCGCTGGAGCGGATGGCACGACGTCAGCCGTTCGACATCCGCTATGTGGAGCGGCTGCGCTGGACCCCGGAGGAGATCGAGGAGAAGCGCACGGACCCCAGGAGCGCCGTGTGGATGCGGGCGGTGGGCCCGTTGGGGGACGATCCGCTGGTCCACACCTGCGCGCTGACGTACGCGAGCGATATGACCCTGCTGGATGCGGTCCGCATTCCGGTGGAGCCGCTCTGGGGTCAGCGGGGCTTCGACATGGCATCGCTGGATCATGCGATGTGGTTTCACCGTCCGTTCCGCGCCGATGAGTGGTTCCTCTATGACCAGGAGTCCCCGATCTCCACGGGCGGCCGGGGGTTGGCGCGTGGACGGATCTACGATCGGGAAGGCAGGCTGCTGGTGTCCGTGGTGCAGGAGGGCCTGTTCCGCACATGGGGCGGCTGA
- a CDS encoding lysophospholipid acyltransferase family protein: MFYYLLKYVVIGPLLRLLFRPRIEGLEHVPEEGAAIVAGNHLSFSDHFLMPAILKRRITFLAKAEYFTGPGLKGRLTAAFFRSAGQIPVDRSGKEAGRAAIREGLGVLAKDELLGIYPEGTRSHDGRLYKGKVGVAVMALTAGVPVIPCAMVGTFEIQPPGQVLPKIKRVTVRFGEPLDFSRYTGLENQKAAIRAITDEIMYAILELSGQEYVDRYAAEVKAEAEQAKKAARRKD, from the coding sequence GTGTTCTATTACCTGCTCAAGTACGTCGTCATCGGGCCGCTGCTGCGCCTGCTGTTCCGCCCCCGGATCGAGGGCCTTGAGCACGTACCGGAAGAAGGGGCGGCCATCGTCGCGGGAAACCATCTGTCGTTCTCCGACCACTTCTTGATGCCCGCCATCCTCAAGCGGCGGATCACCTTTCTGGCGAAGGCCGAGTACTTCACGGGCCCGGGCCTCAAAGGAAGGCTGACCGCCGCATTCTTCCGCAGCGCCGGACAGATCCCGGTCGACCGTTCGGGCAAGGAGGCGGGCCGGGCGGCGATCAGGGAAGGGCTCGGCGTGCTCGCCAAGGACGAGCTCCTCGGCATCTACCCGGAGGGAACCCGCTCGCACGACGGCCGGTTGTACAAGGGGAAGGTCGGGGTGGCGGTGATGGCACTCACCGCAGGGGTGCCCGTCATCCCCTGCGCGATGGTGGGCACCTTTGAGATCCAGCCGCCCGGCCAGGTCCTCCCCAAGATCAAGCGGGTGACCGTGCGGTTCGGGGAGCCTCTGGACTTCTCCCGCTACACGGGCCTGGAGAACCAGAAGGCAGCCATCCGCGCCATCACCGACGAGATCATGTACGCGATCCTGGAACTGTCCGGGCAGGAGTACGTGGACCGGTACGCGGCTGAGGTCAAGGCCGAGGCGGAGCAGGCGAAGAAGGCTGCGCGCCGCAAGGATTGA
- a CDS encoding type 1 glutamine amidotransferase: MSDNSLRLVWVYPDLLSTYGDQGNALVVERRARQRGLDVMRIDVRSDQPIPTSGDIYLIGGGEDRPQRLAAERLRRDGGLSRAASNGAIIFSVCAGYQILGHEFINDLGEREPGLGLIDVISTRGEGERCVGDVLGDIDPRFGLPQLTGFENHQGITHLGPTARPFARTVIGRGNGTGDGTEGAYNDTVFGTYMHGPVMARNPQIADLLLKLALDVNALPPTDDRWFEALRAERITAATQPA; the protein is encoded by the coding sequence ATGAGCGACAACAGTCTGCGGCTGGTCTGGGTCTACCCGGACCTCCTCAGCACCTACGGCGACCAGGGAAACGCACTGGTCGTGGAGCGTCGGGCCCGGCAGCGCGGCCTCGACGTGATGCGCATCGACGTGCGCAGCGACCAGCCGATCCCCACCTCGGGTGACATCTATCTGATCGGTGGCGGTGAGGACCGTCCCCAGCGGCTGGCCGCCGAGCGGCTGCGACGTGATGGCGGACTGTCCCGAGCGGCGTCCAACGGAGCGATCATCTTCTCCGTCTGCGCCGGCTACCAGATCCTGGGCCACGAGTTCATCAACGACCTCGGTGAGCGGGAGCCCGGACTCGGTCTGATCGATGTGATCTCCACCCGTGGCGAGGGCGAGCGGTGCGTCGGCGACGTCCTCGGGGACATCGACCCCCGGTTCGGCCTGCCGCAGCTGACCGGTTTCGAGAACCACCAGGGGATCACCCACCTCGGTCCCACGGCCCGGCCCTTCGCCCGTACGGTCATCGGCCGGGGCAACGGCACGGGCGACGGCACCGAAGGCGCGTACAACGACACGGTCTTCGGCACCTATATGCACGGCCCGGTCATGGCCCGCAATCCGCAGATCGCGGATCTGCTGCTGAAGCTGGCCCTCGATGTGAACGCCCTGCCGCCGACGGACGACCGGTGGTTCGAGGCGCTGCGTGCGGAGCGGATCACGGCGGCGACCCAACCGGCGTGA
- a CDS encoding Mur ligase family protein, which yields MSGNSEPLTPRAKLAVTAGRAAAAVSRAAGRGSGSVIGGRVALKLDPDLLGRLAQHLDVVLVSATNGKTTTTRLIAEALRAAGPVVSNALGANMPAGITSALAGGTDSKFGVIEVDEKYLAGVARDVTPKAIALLNLSRDQLDRAAETRMLAEKWREGLAGSKAIVIANADDPLIVWAASSSPNVVWVAAGQEWKDDAWSCPSCGGVMQRPGDDWFCGECGFRRPAPSWVLRGDHVLDPHGSAWPIRLQLPGRANKANAATSAAVAACFGVPPQVALERMYSVQAVAGRYDVVTFMNRELRLLLAKNPAGWLETFSLIDPPPTPVILSVNARGADGTDTSWLWDVDYTRLAGHPIFVIGDRRLDLAVRLEVAGLDFRVCDTVDDAVNSAPPGRIELIANYTAFQDVRRRVGN from the coding sequence ATGTCAGGCAACTCGGAGCCACTGACGCCGCGCGCCAAGCTCGCCGTGACCGCCGGTAGAGCCGCGGCCGCGGTCTCGCGCGCCGCTGGACGGGGCAGCGGTTCGGTGATCGGAGGCCGGGTCGCGCTCAAACTCGACCCCGATCTCCTGGGGCGGCTGGCGCAGCACCTGGACGTCGTTCTCGTGTCGGCGACCAACGGCAAGACCACCACCACCCGACTGATCGCCGAAGCCCTGCGGGCCGCGGGGCCGGTCGTCTCCAATGCGCTCGGCGCCAACATGCCCGCCGGCATCACCTCGGCCCTCGCCGGCGGCACCGACTCCAAGTTCGGTGTGATCGAGGTGGACGAGAAGTACCTCGCCGGAGTCGCCCGGGACGTGACGCCCAAGGCGATCGCCCTCCTCAACCTCTCCCGTGACCAACTCGACCGTGCGGCCGAGACCCGGATGCTCGCCGAGAAGTGGCGCGAGGGTCTCGCAGGCTCCAAGGCGATCGTCATCGCCAACGCCGATGACCCGCTCATCGTCTGGGCCGCATCCTCCTCCCCCAACGTGGTGTGGGTGGCCGCGGGACAGGAGTGGAAGGACGACGCCTGGTCCTGCCCCTCCTGCGGCGGCGTGATGCAGCGACCCGGTGACGACTGGTTCTGCGGCGAGTGCGGCTTCCGCCGTCCCGCCCCGAGCTGGGTGCTCCGCGGTGACCACGTCCTGGACCCGCACGGATCGGCCTGGCCCATCCGGCTCCAGCTGCCCGGTCGCGCCAACAAGGCGAACGCCGCCACCTCCGCCGCGGTCGCCGCCTGCTTCGGCGTCCCGCCGCAGGTGGCCCTGGAGCGCATGTACTCGGTGCAGGCCGTCGCCGGCCGCTATGACGTGGTCACCTTCATGAACCGCGAACTACGGCTGCTCCTCGCCAAGAATCCGGCCGGCTGGCTGGAGACGTTCTCCTTGATCGACCCGCCGCCGACGCCGGTGATCCTCTCGGTGAACGCCCGCGGCGCGGACGGCACGGACACCTCGTGGCTGTGGGACGTCGACTACACCCGGCTCGCGGGCCACCCGATCTTCGTCATCGGTGATCGCCGGCTCGACCTCGCGGTCCGTCTTGAGGTCGCCGGTCTGGACTTCCGGGTGTGCGACACGGTCGACGACGCGGTGAACAGCGCCCCGCCCGGGCGCATCGAGCTGATCGCCAACTACACCGCTTTCCAGGACGTGCGCCGCCGCGTCGGCAACTGA
- a CDS encoding glutathione peroxidase — MTTVHDIPVNTLAGESTSLGAYRGQAVLVVNVASKCGLTPQYAGLERLQKSYADQGFTVVGVPCNQFAGQEPGSAEEIQTFCSTTYGVSFPMLEKVDVNGAGRHPLYTELTKAADADGAAGDVQWNFEKFLLNGDGEVVARIRPRTEPEAPEVVAAIEGLLKS, encoded by the coding sequence ATGACAACGGTGCATGACATTCCTGTGAACACGCTCGCCGGTGAGTCGACCTCGCTCGGCGCCTACCGGGGCCAGGCGGTCCTGGTGGTGAACGTGGCGTCGAAGTGTGGTCTCACACCTCAGTACGCCGGGTTGGAACGTCTTCAGAAGAGTTACGCCGATCAGGGCTTCACGGTGGTCGGCGTACCGTGCAACCAGTTCGCCGGCCAGGAGCCTGGCAGTGCGGAGGAGATCCAGACCTTCTGCTCGACGACGTACGGCGTCAGCTTCCCGATGTTGGAGAAGGTCGACGTCAACGGTGCTGGGCGGCACCCGCTGTACACGGAGTTGACGAAGGCGGCTGACGCGGACGGCGCGGCCGGGGACGTCCAGTGGAACTTCGAGAAGTTCCTGCTCAACGGGGATGGTGAGGTGGTGGCCCGCATCCGGCCGAGGACCGAGCCGGAGGCCCCTGAGGTGGTTGCCGCCATCGAAGGTCTCCTCAAGTCCTGA
- a CDS encoding acyl-CoA dehydrogenase family protein, with the protein MAGFTLELNDDQKQVRDWLHGFASQVMRPAAAEWDEREETPWPIIQEAAKVGIYSLDFYAQQHLDPTGLGIPLAMEELFWGDAGIALSIVGTGLAAVGVLANGTDEQIGTWIPQMYGDAADVKLAAFCSSEPDAGSDVAAMRTRAVYDESTDEWVLNGTKSWATNGGIAHVHVVVAGVDPALGSKGHASFIVPPGSQGLTQGQKFHKHGIRASHTAEVVLDDVRVPGECLLGGKEKLDERLARARERAVTNDERVKNAAMATFEASRPAVGAMAVGTARAAYEVALDYAKTRHQFGRPIIDNQGIAFQLADMRTRIDAARLLVWRASWMAATGRPFTSAEGSMSKLYASETAQHVTARSIQILGGNGFTREYPVERMHRDAAIYTIFEGTSEIQRLVIARTLAGVPIR; encoded by the coding sequence ATGGCCGGGTTCACCTTGGAACTCAATGACGATCAGAAGCAGGTCCGCGACTGGTTGCACGGCTTCGCGTCCCAGGTGATGCGTCCCGCAGCGGCCGAATGGGACGAGCGCGAGGAGACGCCCTGGCCGATCATCCAGGAAGCGGCCAAAGTGGGGATCTACTCCCTCGACTTCTACGCCCAGCAGCACCTTGACCCGACGGGCCTCGGGATACCCCTGGCGATGGAGGAACTCTTCTGGGGCGACGCGGGCATCGCCCTCTCCATCGTCGGTACCGGACTCGCCGCCGTCGGCGTCCTCGCCAATGGGACCGACGAGCAGATCGGCACCTGGATACCCCAGATGTACGGCGACGCTGCCGACGTCAAACTGGCCGCCTTCTGCTCGTCGGAGCCGGACGCCGGATCCGACGTCGCTGCGATGCGCACCCGGGCCGTCTACGACGAGTCCACGGACGAATGGGTCCTCAACGGCACCAAGAGTTGGGCCACCAACGGTGGTATCGCCCATGTGCACGTCGTCGTCGCGGGGGTCGACCCCGCGCTCGGCTCCAAGGGCCATGCCTCGTTCATCGTCCCGCCCGGTAGCCAAGGGCTGACCCAGGGGCAGAAGTTCCACAAACACGGCATCCGCGCCTCCCACACCGCCGAAGTGGTCCTCGACGACGTACGTGTCCCCGGTGAGTGCCTCCTCGGCGGCAAGGAGAAGCTGGACGAGCGCCTCGCGCGAGCACGCGAACGGGCGGTCACGAACGACGAGCGCGTCAAGAACGCGGCGATGGCCACCTTCGAGGCATCGCGGCCAGCGGTGGGGGCCATGGCCGTAGGCACCGCCAGGGCTGCCTACGAAGTCGCCCTCGACTACGCCAAAACCCGTCACCAGTTCGGCCGCCCCATCATCGACAACCAGGGCATCGCCTTCCAACTCGCCGACATGCGCACCAGGATCGACGCGGCCCGGCTCCTGGTGTGGCGTGCGTCCTGGATGGCCGCGACCGGCCGGCCGTTCACCTCGGCCGAAGGGTCGATGTCCAAGCTGTACGCGAGCGAGACGGCCCAACACGTCACCGCCCGGTCCATCCAGATCCTCGGCGGCAACGGCTTCACCCGTGAGTACCCGGTGGAACGCATGCACCGGGACGCCGCCATCTACACGATCTTCGAGGGGACCAGCGAGATCCAACGGCTGGTCATCGCCCGAACACTGGCCGGGGTACCGATCCGCTGA
- a CDS encoding C40 family peptidase has translation MSAQNNVPFLLGRAGAVSALTLAALGGSLLVPGGTPEAHAASSHAGAALKVAASKKGAPYKYGAVGPSRFDCSGLTLYSYKKAGKKLPRTAQQQYNKTRRISASARQAGDLVFFYSGRNVYHVGIYAGKGKIWHSPKTGSWVKLDKIWSKSVKYGRVG, from the coding sequence ATGAGTGCGCAGAACAACGTCCCGTTCCTGCTGGGTCGGGCGGGAGCGGTATCCGCTCTCACCCTCGCCGCTCTCGGAGGGTCGCTGCTCGTACCGGGCGGCACACCCGAGGCACACGCCGCGTCGAGCCACGCGGGCGCGGCACTGAAGGTGGCGGCATCCAAGAAGGGCGCCCCTTACAAGTACGGCGCAGTAGGACCGTCCCGTTTCGACTGCTCGGGGCTGACGCTCTACTCGTACAAGAAGGCCGGCAAGAAGCTCCCCCGTACCGCACAGCAGCAGTACAACAAGACGCGCCGCATCTCTGCGTCCGCGCGTCAGGCCGGCGACCTGGTGTTCTTCTACTCCGGCCGGAACGTCTACCACGTGGGCATCTACGCAGGTAAGGGAAAGATCTGGCACTCCCCCAAGACGGGGTCCTGGGTGAAGTTGGACAAGATCTGGTCCAAGAGCGTCAAGTACGGCCGCGTGGGGTGA
- a CDS encoding ATP-dependent Clp protease proteolytic subunit, producing the protein MESHHTSPNARYVLPEFTERSSTGTRTLDPYAKLLEERIVFLGTHVDDTAANDVIVQFLHLEHADPDRCISLYINSPGGSYSAMTAIYDTIQSVICEVETVCLGQAVSTAALLLASGTPGRRMALPGARLVLKQPASEGEQHGQLSDLDIQAKELLRQREQFTALMARHTGREPARVAEDLERDAFFTATAAQEYGFVDHVIMNRGATPSGPGSR; encoded by the coding sequence ATGGAGAGCCACCACACCAGCCCCAATGCCCGTTATGTACTGCCGGAGTTCACCGAGCGCTCCAGTACGGGCACCCGCACCCTGGACCCGTACGCGAAGCTGCTGGAGGAGCGCATCGTCTTCCTCGGGACCCATGTCGACGACACGGCGGCCAATGACGTCATCGTGCAGTTCCTCCACTTGGAGCACGCCGATCCCGACCGGTGCATCTCGCTGTACATCAACTCCCCGGGCGGCTCGTACAGCGCGATGACCGCGATCTACGACACGATCCAGAGCGTGATCTGCGAGGTGGAGACCGTCTGTCTCGGTCAGGCCGTCTCCACGGCAGCCCTCTTGCTCGCCTCCGGCACGCCGGGCAGGCGCATGGCCCTGCCCGGGGCCCGGCTCGTCCTGAAGCAACCCGCATCGGAGGGAGAGCAGCACGGCCAGCTCTCCGATCTCGACATCCAGGCGAAGGAACTCCTGCGACAGCGGGAGCAGTTCACCGCACTGATGGCGCGCCACACCGGCCGGGAGCCGGCACGGGTCGCAGAGGATCTGGAACGGGACGCCTTCTTCACCGCGACAGCCGCCCAGGAGTACGGATTCGTCGACCACGTCATCATGAATCGCGGAGCCACCCCGTCCGGGCCCGGAAGCCGTTGA
- the def gene encoding peptide deformylase, whose product MRKRLIPGSTGRVRPMSLIGDPVLHTPCESVTDFGPELKGLVEDMFATMYAARGVGLAANQVGLGLRVFVYDCPDDDDVRHLGHVVNPTLVTVDGMTFRGPEGCLSLPGLEAGTERHDLAVVEGVTWDGAPVRVEGTGFFARCLQHECDHLEGVVYADRVTGWRRRRLLRSVRRAPWAPATLPPQPPLS is encoded by the coding sequence ATGCGAAAACGGCTGATCCCCGGCAGTACCGGACGCGTGAGGCCGATGAGTCTCATCGGCGATCCGGTGTTGCACACGCCCTGCGAGAGTGTCACCGACTTCGGTCCTGAGCTGAAGGGGCTCGTCGAGGACATGTTCGCCACGATGTACGCGGCCCGCGGAGTGGGACTTGCGGCGAATCAGGTGGGGCTCGGACTGCGGGTGTTCGTGTATGACTGCCCCGACGATGACGATGTACGCCATCTCGGACATGTCGTCAATCCGACGCTCGTGACGGTGGACGGCATGACATTTCGAGGGCCTGAGGGCTGTCTGTCGCTACCAGGGCTCGAAGCGGGCACCGAGCGCCACGACCTCGCCGTGGTGGAGGGGGTGACCTGGGACGGTGCCCCCGTACGCGTGGAGGGCACGGGCTTCTTCGCCCGCTGCCTCCAGCACGAGTGCGACCATCTGGAGGGCGTGGTGTACGCGGACCGGGTCACGGGGTGGCGTCGGAGACGGTTGTTGCGTTCGGTGCGTCGGGCGCCGTGGGCCCCGGCGACACTGCCACCGCAGCCGCCTTTGTCGTAG
- a CDS encoding cytochrome c oxidase assembly protein has protein sequence MDHSGHGTMMDLPPFTLGRGLEFSPDLFFLVGSALALVLYAWGVLRLRRRGDRWPISRTIFFVIGVLSVALVTCTKLNDYGMVMFSVHMVQHMVISMLSPIVLLLGAPVTLALRALPVAGRGRKGPRELLLALLHSRYMRIVTHPVFTIPLFIASLYGLYFTPLFDFLMESKPGHVAMMVHFLAVGLIFFWPIMGVDPGPHRPGYLMRMLELFAGMPFHAFFGIALMMASEPMIKAYENPPVSLGIDALTDQNAAGGIAWAFSEIPSVLVLIALVFQWYRSEERQARRTDRAADRNGDKELEAYNAYLASLHARSGTGRTGSGTGSTGDRENATSP, from the coding sequence ATGGATCACAGCGGGCACGGCACGATGATGGATCTGCCGCCGTTCACGCTGGGGCGTGGTCTGGAGTTCTCCCCGGACCTCTTCTTCCTCGTCGGCAGCGCGCTCGCGCTGGTCCTGTACGCCTGGGGCGTGCTGCGCCTTCGCAGGCGCGGTGACCGTTGGCCGATCAGCAGGACCATCTTCTTCGTCATCGGTGTCCTGAGCGTGGCACTGGTGACCTGCACCAAGCTCAATGACTACGGCATGGTCATGTTTAGCGTGCACATGGTGCAGCACATGGTGATCAGCATGCTCTCGCCGATCGTGTTGCTGTTGGGTGCGCCGGTGACGCTGGCTCTGCGCGCGCTCCCGGTCGCCGGCAGGGGTCGCAAGGGCCCGCGCGAATTGCTGCTCGCCCTGCTCCACAGCCGCTACATGCGGATCGTGACACACCCTGTGTTCACCATCCCGCTCTTCATCGCGAGCCTCTACGGTCTCTACTTCACCCCGCTGTTCGACTTCCTCATGGAGTCCAAGCCGGGGCACGTGGCGATGATGGTGCACTTCCTCGCCGTCGGCCTGATCTTCTTCTGGCCGATCATGGGGGTGGACCCGGGGCCGCATCGGCCGGGCTACCTCATGAGGATGCTGGAACTGTTCGCGGGAATGCCGTTCCACGCCTTCTTCGGCATCGCCCTGATGATGGCGAGCGAGCCGATGATCAAGGCGTACGAGAACCCTCCGGTGTCGCTGGGGATCGATGCGCTCACGGATCAGAACGCGGCCGGCGGCATCGCCTGGGCGTTCAGTGAGATCCCGTCCGTGCTGGTGTTGATCGCGTTGGTGTTCCAGTGGTACCGCTCGGAGGAGCGGCAGGCGCGCCGCACGGACCGGGCCGCCGACCGCAACGGGGACAAGGAGCTGGAGGCGTACAACGCCTATCTCGCCTCGCTCCACGCCCGAAGCGGTACGGGTCGTACCGGGAGCGGGACCGGCTCGACCGGCGATCGCGAGAACGCCACCTCTCCGTAG
- a CDS encoding type II toxin-antitoxin system Phd/YefM family antitoxin, which yields MAYEIPVTQARAELAELINRVVYGGERVVVTRHGKPLVALVSAADLERLEHPTAETEGEEAPVISSVSSLGAPGSRPPGGGGYGLTAEHHRPGVHG from the coding sequence ATGGCCTACGAGATCCCGGTGACGCAAGCCCGCGCGGAGCTGGCTGAACTGATCAATCGCGTCGTCTACGGCGGCGAACGCGTCGTCGTGACCCGGCACGGGAAGCCGCTCGTGGCCCTCGTGTCGGCAGCTGATCTGGAGCGACTCGAACACCCGACGGCGGAGACCGAGGGCGAGGAGGCTCCGGTGATCAGCTCCGTCTCCTCGCTGGGCGCCCCCGGGAGCCGTCCCCCGGGGGGTGGAGGCTATGGCCTCACGGCGGAGCACCACCGCCCCGGCGTGCACGGCTGA